TAAAAGAAATGGATTTATCTTTAAAAGAAATATCAGACATTATGCAGCTATCAAAAGAGGAACAGCTACAAATTTTAAAGCTGCATCATCAAACCTTACTAGCAAAACAGCAGCGCTTAGGTGCAATTATTAGTGCCTTAGAAGATTATGTATCGGGAAAAGAAATATTTAATTTGAATATCTTTAATAACTCGCCAATTTTCCCATTACAAGAACAATATAGCCGTGAAGCCAAAATAGTATATGGTGAAACAGAAAAATACAAAGAATATGAGAAAAACCTAGAAAAGCTATCTAATAAGGAAAAAGAAAATTTATCTTATGAATTTGCAAATAATATGGAAAAAGTATTTAAAAAATTAGCAAACCAAATTCATAACCCGCCTTCTTCTGAGGAGGTTCAGAAATTAATCGCAGAGTGGAAAAGCTACCTGGAACAAAATATGACTTGTGATACAGAAATTTTGAAATGTATTGCTAATACCTATAAGTGTGATAATAGATGGAAAAACTATTTCAACCAATTCAGTGATGAAGATTTGACTGAATTCGTTTATCAAGCAATTATGTATTATTGTAAAACTAGTAGATGGTAATAAAGCATGCTGATTGTGCAGCATGCTTTATTACATTAATTTAATTTTTAATCGTAGCCTTCTCTATCCTTGCCACACACTCAATATGAGCAGTCTGAGGAAAATTATCAACTGGCTGCACTTCTACTGCCCTATAGCCTAACTCCTCTAGTATTCCTAAATCACGAGCCAAGGTGGCTGGATCACAGGAAACATACACAATTCTCTTTGGCGCCATTTTGCTTATAGCTTCAAGCAAGCTTTTTTCACAGCCCTTTCTTGGAGGGTCTACAACCACTACATCTGCCTTTACACCTTTATCTATAAGCTCTGGAATAACTTTTTCAGATTGGCCAACCAAAAACTCAACATTATCCACGTCATTTTGCAGAGCATTTTTCTTTGCATCCTCTATAGCCTGTGGTACAATTTCCACTCCATAAACCTTTTTAGCCTTTTGTGAAAGGAAAAGTGAAATTGTTCCTGTTCCGCAGTAAGCATCAAAAACTGTTTCTTCACCAGTTAAATCAGCATATTCAAGAGCCTTGCTGTATAAAACCTCTGTTTGAGCTGGATTAACCTGAAAAAAGGATAGTGGAGATATATTAAATCTAAACTTTCCAATGTAATCAGTAATTATTGCCTCTCCCCAAAGTACCTTGTTTTTATCTCCTAAAATAACATTTGTCTTTTTAGGGTTTACATTTTGTATTACACTCTTTAACCCCTCTATATTGCTTTGCATTAAGCTAACAAATTCATCTGAGTAAGGCAGCTTTTCATCTCTGGTTACAACAACTACCATAACCTCACTAGTTTTAAAGCCGCGTCTTATCATTATGTGCCTTATATTTCCCTTATCCTCAAGCTCATTATAAGGCTCAAGGTTATGCTTTAGCATCCATTCCTTTGTTAGGCCCACTACCTTGTCTGCTACCTCATCCTGAATATGACAGGTATCCATTCCTATGATATCATGGCTTCTTGGAGCATAAAAACCAATTCTAAGCTCCCCATTAACCTTGCCCACAGGCAGCTGAACTTTATTTCTATATCTATAAGGCTGTTCCATTCCTAGGGTATTATGAACGGCTACATCATTAAGCTTGGCAATTCTAGCTATAACCTCTTTAACCCTTTGAGTTTTAAACCCCAGCTGTCCTTCATAGGACATATGCTGCAGCTGACATCCTCCACAGTTCTTATATATGCTGCAAACAGGCTCAGCTCTATGTTTCGAAGTCTCAATAATATCTAAAAGCTTTCCATAAGCATAATTCTTTGCAACCTTAACTATCTTAACCTTAACCTTCTCGCCTATAAGAGCACCCTGAACAAAAACCGTAAAGTTCTCTATCTTTCCTACACCCTCGCCCTCATAGCCCATACCACTTATATCTATAACATAATCCTTATTCTTCTCAACCACGCAATCACCCTCGTCCTTTGTTTCTTATAGGGTTTTAACTATGAAACCTAACCTGTTGTGCTAGTTCAGTCTCTAATCACCGCGAGAATGTATAAATTGTGTTCCATGAGCTGTTCGCTGCACATGAAGTTCTAAGGCTCGGAGCAGCCATAAAACCAAGTGTTTTCGTAAAACTTGCTTCGCTTCAAACAAACGAACAACACTAAGGTTTTATGCCTACTCCTTCGCCAAGAACTTCTAGTTGTTTGCTCAATGCTCACTTCACACATTTTACACATTCTCGCTGGGTTAGGCATTAACTAGCACAACATGTATAAGTTGATAGTTAAATCTAAAACCTATATATGCTATTAGTATTATACACTAACTTTACTAATAAACAACAATAGATTGCAAGAGCGCAGAAAAAATAAGTTACGCAAAAAACAGTGGAAGTATATAAAAGAGGATATATGAGCTTTTAGTGAGTAGGTAGAAGTTCTTAACGAAGGAGCAGATATAAAATTTTAGTGTTGTTCGTTTGTTTGAAGAAGGAGGTTAAAAGCCTAAATGGCTTTTAACGGGCAACTTGCGAGTGGGAACGAGCGCTCTTTAGTTGCCCAGTGGAAAACACTTAATTTTATGTCTGCTCCGAGTTTAGAACTTCTTACGCAACGGTCAGCTCAGATAGCGTATTTTATATACTTCCACGGTAATATTTGCGTAACTTATCTTTGCACAAAGGTCTCGCATTGAGTTCCTTCACTTTCCTGTGCTCTAGGACCATAGACTTGAACATAATCTGCCTGACAGATTCTGTTGTCGTTGTATCTGCAGTTTGCAGCCTCACACTTTATTACTGGACTCATCTCCACAGAACCCTTAGTAAAAAGCTGTTTTACTTCTCCAACTACATTCATATTTGGAAAATGAGTAACAGCATTTTTCAAGCTTCCTTTTGCATAGGTATCGCACATGGTTTGATCACTTGTATGAGCACCAGAACCTAGTACATGAATTGTATTTGCTGAGCAAAGCCCGCTCAGATTATGTACGCAGTTTAAAGCACTGCAGCTTAATTGTCCATTCATAAATAAAAAACCTCCTGATTAAGAATATAACTTGTTTTCTAGTTATATTCTTACTCAAGAGGAAACTTTTATACAAAGCTATTTATGGTTTTAATGTGAAACTTACCTTATACATGCTCAAAATAGTGATTCTTCAACACTTTTTGAGCATGTATAAGATAATAGTTGAGCTTAAAACCCTATAATTATCTTTGAACTCTTCCAGAAGCATCGCCCTTAGCAAGTGCATCAACTTCTTCTACTGACATTAAGTTAAAATCACCTTCAACAGTGTGCTTTAAGCAGGAAGCTGCAACAGCAAACTCAAGAGCTGCTTGATTATCCATTCCTGAAGATAAACCATAAATAAGTCCGCCGCCAAAGGAATCTCCGCCACCAACTCTATCTATAATAGTCATGTCGTATCTCTTTGACTTATAGAACTCATTGCCATCATAAAGCATTGCTGACCAGCCATTGTGTGAAGCTGAGAAGCTTTCTCTTAGTGTTATAGCAACAGATTTAAGCTCGAATCTTTCAACTAATTGCTTAGCAACATCTCTGTAGCCTTCTTCACTTAATTCTCCGCCTTCAATGTTAGTAGCAGCAGCTTTAATACCAAATACTTTTTCAGCATCTTCTTCGTTAGCTATAACTACATCGCAGTACTTAACTATTTCAGCCATTACCTTGCCAGCCTTTTCAGTGCTCCAAAGCTTCTTTCTGTAGTTAAGGTCAACAGATACTGTAACTCCTGCTTCCTTAGCAGCCTTAACAGCATCTAAAGTTATAGCAGCACACTCATCTGAAAGTGCTGGAGTTATTCCTGTAAAATGGAACCATTCAGCTCCTTCAAAAATCTTCTTCCAGTCAAAATCTTCTCTTTTAGCTTCAGCAATTGCAGAGTGAGCTCTATCATATATAACCTTTGAAGGTCTTTGTGATGCTCCTTTTTCACAGAAGTATATACCTACTCTGTCTCCGCCTCTTTTTATTAAATCAGTATGAACTCCAAATTTTCTAAGCTCATTAACTGCAGCCTGACCTATTTCATGCTTTGGAAGCTTAGTAACAAAATAAGCCTCTTTTCCATAGTTAGCAAGTGAAACAGCAACGTTAGCTTCTCCACCACCATAAACTACTCCAAACTCCTTTGATTGTACAAATCTATCATAGTTCATTGGAGCTAATCTTAGCATTATTTCTCCAAAGGTTATAAACTTACCCATTATTAATATCCTCCTGTGTTTTTAAATTATATTACAAAATGTACAGCCTAAGCTGCTTATTTCAATGATTAGTATAAATCTAACCTAATACTTAGCCTCTTGCTTTTCTAACTGCTTCAACATAAGCTTCAGCTGTCTTTGTTACTGCTTCGTAGTCGCCAGTCTTAGCACCCTTAGTTAAGTCGCTTCCTATTCCTACGGCAACAGCACCAGCCTTTATCCAATCCTTAACGTTATCTAAGCTAACTCCACCAGTTGGCATAAAGTTTCCTTGTGGAAGAGGTCCCTTAAAGGCACTTATTATGGATGGTCCAAAAGCATTTCCTGGGAATACCTTAAGTATTTCTACACCAAGCTCTAAAGCTTCTACTGCATCTCTAACAGTCATAATACCAGGCATTACTGGAATTCTGTAACGGTTGCAAAGCTTAATTGTTTCTGGATTTAAGCTTGGACTTACTATATACTTAGCTCCTGCTAATATACAAAGTCTTGCAGTTTCTGGATCAAGTACTGTACCTGCTCCAATTATAACGTCTTCATCCTTGTAAATTTCTGAAAGCTCCTTAATAATGTCTACAGCACCAGGAACAGTCATTGTTATTTCAAGAGCCTTTATACCACCCTTTTTAACTGCATCAACAATTTTAATTCCTTGCTCCTTTGACTCTGCTCTTATAACGGCAACAACACCGCTTTCTATCATTTGTTGAATAGTTTGTAGTCTTTTCATGAAAGCTACCTCCTGCTTTAATTTTTATATAAACTAAATTTAGTGTTTCCATATACTAATAAATTAACTATGTTCCACGATATGAAACACAGTTTCATAATCGCAATATAATTTTACTACTTTAAATAAAGAACTGCAATAGTTTTATTTAAAGTAGCCTAACTGATTAGAAATTTCCTCAGCAGCTTGTAAAAGCTCACTCTTAACCTCTGGAAGCCTATCTTCAGTCATGTAAAATATTGGTCCTGAAATACTTACTGCTGCAATAATTTTACCTTTCCTATCATGAATTGGAGCAGCCACACAACGTATACCCTCTTCGTGCTCCATCTCATCAGTAGAATATCCTGCTTTTCTCACTTTGTGAAGCTCTTCAATAAAATTATCAACATTATCTATAGTACTTCTAGTAAACTTGTACATTTCCTTATGCTTAAGAAGCTCCTTAACCTTTTCATCCTCTTCAGAAGACAATAACACCTTACCTACAGCTGTGCAGTATAAAGGCACCCTTTTGCCTATCTGTGAATGCATTCTAACGCTTCCCTGCCTCAAGCTTTCTACCTTGTCTATATAAACAGCCTCATCACCATCTAAAATTGATAAGTGAACAACCTCGTTAGTTCTTTCTGAAAGCCTTCTTATATAAGGCCTTGCCACAGTTCTAACATCCATTCTGTCTAAAACAGAGCTGGCTAAAAACAAAACTTTCTTTCCAACTGTATAATTATCTGAATCAATATCCTTTTCAATATAGCCCTTGTTCATCAAGGTTCCCAAAAGCCTGTGAACAGTACTTTTATGCAGACCTACAGCATTACC
The genomic region above belongs to Clostridium swellfunianum and contains:
- a CDS encoding bifunctional 4-hydroxy-2-oxoglutarate aldolase/2-dehydro-3-deoxy-phosphogluconate aldolase codes for the protein MKRLQTIQQMIESGVVAVIRAESKEQGIKIVDAVKKGGIKALEITMTVPGAVDIIKELSEIYKDEDVIIGAGTVLDPETARLCILAGAKYIVSPSLNPETIKLCNRYRIPVMPGIMTVRDAVEALELGVEILKVFPGNAFGPSIISAFKGPLPQGNFMPTGGVSLDNVKDWIKAGAVAVGIGSDLTKGAKTGDYEAVTKTAEAYVEAVRKARG
- the rlmD gene encoding 23S rRNA (uracil(1939)-C(5))-methyltransferase RlmD — encoded protein: MVEKNKDYVIDISGMGYEGEGVGKIENFTVFVQGALIGEKVKVKIVKVAKNYAYGKLLDIIETSKHRAEPVCSIYKNCGGCQLQHMSYEGQLGFKTQRVKEVIARIAKLNDVAVHNTLGMEQPYRYRNKVQLPVGKVNGELRIGFYAPRSHDIIGMDTCHIQDEVADKVVGLTKEWMLKHNLEPYNELEDKGNIRHIMIRRGFKTSEVMVVVVTRDEKLPYSDEFVSLMQSNIEGLKSVIQNVNPKKTNVILGDKNKVLWGEAIITDYIGKFRFNISPLSFFQVNPAQTEVLYSKALEYADLTGEETVFDAYCGTGTISLFLSQKAKKVYGVEIVPQAIEDAKKNALQNDVDNVEFLVGQSEKVIPELIDKGVKADVVVVDPPRKGCEKSLLEAISKMAPKRIVYVSCDPATLARDLGILEELGYRAVEVQPVDNFPQTAHIECVARIEKATIKN
- a CDS encoding DUF1540 domain-containing protein; translation: MNGQLSCSALNCVHNLSGLCSANTIHVLGSGAHTSDQTMCDTYAKGSLKNAVTHFPNMNVVGEVKQLFTKGSVEMSPVIKCEAANCRYNDNRICQADYVQVYGPRAQESEGTQCETFVQR
- a CDS encoding sugar kinase, translating into MGKFITFGEIMLRLAPMNYDRFVQSKEFGVVYGGGEANVAVSLANYGKEAYFVTKLPKHEIGQAAVNELRKFGVHTDLIKRGGDRVGIYFCEKGASQRPSKVIYDRAHSAIAEAKREDFDWKKIFEGAEWFHFTGITPALSDECAAITLDAVKAAKEAGVTVSVDLNYRKKLWSTEKAGKVMAEIVKYCDVVIANEEDAEKVFGIKAAATNIEGGELSEEGYRDVAKQLVERFELKSVAITLRESFSASHNGWSAMLYDGNEFYKSKRYDMTIIDRVGGGDSFGGGLIYGLSSGMDNQAALEFAVAASCLKHTVEGDFNLMSVEEVDALAKGDASGRVQR
- a CDS encoding MerR family transcriptional regulator; the encoded protein is MKAQFFAVKDIVRITGVTARTLHFYDKINLLKPTRLADNDYRAYSLEDLERLQTILFLKEMDLSLKEISDIMQLSKEEQLQILKLHHQTLLAKQQRLGAIISALEDYVSGKEIFNLNIFNNSPIFPLQEQYSREAKIVYGETEKYKEYEKNLEKLSNKEKENLSYEFANNMEKVFKKLANQIHNPPSSEEVQKLIAEWKSYLEQNMTCDTEILKCIANTYKCDNRWKNYFNQFSDEDLTEFVYQAIMYYCKTSRW
- a CDS encoding IclR family transcriptional regulator encodes the protein MSGENSVQSVDRALDILEFLAGEKRSCGVTEIGNAVGLHKSTVHRLLGTLMNKGYIEKDIDSDNYTVGKKVLFLASSVLDRMDVRTVARPYIRRLSERTNEVVHLSILDGDEAVYIDKVESLRQGSVRMHSQIGKRVPLYCTAVGKVLLSSEEDEKVKELLKHKEMYKFTRSTIDNVDNFIEELHKVRKAGYSTDEMEHEEGIRCVAAPIHDRKGKIIAAVSISGPIFYMTEDRLPEVKSELLQAAEEISNQLGYFK